One window of the Dehalogenimonas sp. THU2 genome contains the following:
- a CDS encoding radical SAM protein, whose product MNESLKAIRPSGTKFGYCINCYNGCEHGCLYCYGRIARKMKATKWALAEPRLSIVDSLKRDIQKLNSDPLAKQDIKDIMVCSVTDCYQPKELEHRLTRQVVELLRANDLPFTILTKSVLVLRDMDVFSGYDKCRVGLTITTLDENYRKQLELDTSRTCDKILAIEELHKHGVSTYCSVEPITPCPASNPKEIVKRFAPGVVDLFEFGMWTPKIQKAIPMLRYDEKYLVSVMQD is encoded by the coding sequence ATGAACGAGAGTTTAAAAGCTATCAGGCCGAGTGGTACCAAATTTGGGTATTGCATTAACTGTTACAACGGTTGTGAGCATGGGTGTCTCTATTGCTATGGACGGATAGCAAGGAAAATGAAGGCCACTAAATGGGCATTGGCTGAACCGAGATTGTCGATTGTTGATAGCCTGAAGCGTGATATACAAAAATTGAATAGCGACCCACTGGCGAAGCAGGACATTAAAGACATAATGGTCTGCTCGGTAACTGACTGCTATCAGCCAAAAGAACTGGAGCACCGATTGACCCGTCAGGTCGTTGAATTGCTTAGAGCGAATGACCTGCCCTTCACGATACTGACGAAGAGCGTACTGGTGTTGAGAGATATGGATGTGTTTAGCGGGTATGATAAATGCAGGGTTGGCTTGACGATAACCACGCTAGATGAAAACTACCGCAAGCAACTGGAACTCGACACCTCACGAACCTGTGACAAAATCCTTGCGATTGAAGAGCTGCACAAGCATGGAGTATCGACCTATTGCTCGGTCGAACCCATAACCCCTTGTCCAGCAAGCAATCCGAAAGAGATTGTGAAGAGATTTGCCCCTGGGGTGGTGGATTTGTTTGAATTTGGCATGTGGACGCCTAAAATCCAAAAGGCAATACCGATGCTTAGATACGACGAAAAATATCTTGTCAGCGTGATGCAAGAC